A single Defluviitalea saccharophila DNA region contains:
- the metG gene encoding methionine--tRNA ligase has product MNKKTYYITTPIYYPSDKLHIGHSYTTVAADAMARYKRLRGYDVKFLTGTDEHGQKIERIAQQKGMTPKAYVDSIVTWIKELWKIMNISYDTFIRTTDDYHEKTVQKIFKKLYEKGDIYKSSYEGWYCTPCETFFTERQLKEGKCPDCGREVEKVKEESYFFKLSKYQDRLIEYIESHPEFIQPQTRQNEMINNFLKPGLEDLCVSRTSFKWGIPVEFDPGHVVYVWVDALSNYISALGFMSENDEEYKKYWPADVHLVGKEIVRFHTIIWPALLMALDEPLPKQVFGHGWLVIDGGKMSKSKGNVVDPKVLVDHYGADAIRYFLLREVAFGQDGNFTNEALIQRINSDLANDFGNLLSRTVAMVDKYFNGTLPLGKKATTYDEELKTLAQATVSKVEEYMEKLLFSDALTEIWNLIRRANKYIDETQPWVLAKDEDKKDELANVLYNLGEILRIVSIIIEPFMPTTPRKVWEQLSLEEGENTTWDSAKVWGRLPQDFTVKKGEILFPRIDMKVELEKLEEAQNKAREESVAKAEEKKEEKAEEKQETEFISIEDFAKLDLRIGEVLQCEKVEKADKLLKSQIKIGNEVRQIVSGIAKYYTPEEMVGKKVIVVCNLKPVKLRGILSEGMILAASDENGNLVLASTDKDIESGAKVK; this is encoded by the coding sequence ATGAATAAAAAAACTTATTATATTACGACGCCTATTTATTATCCCAGTGACAAGCTACATATAGGCCATTCCTATACTACAGTTGCGGCTGATGCGATGGCAAGGTATAAAAGGCTTCGAGGATATGATGTTAAATTTTTAACAGGAACGGACGAACATGGCCAAAAAATTGAAAGAATTGCCCAACAAAAAGGCATGACACCAAAAGCATATGTTGATTCTATTGTAACATGGATTAAAGAATTATGGAAGATAATGAACATTAGTTATGATACTTTTATCCGTACAACGGACGATTATCATGAAAAAACCGTTCAAAAAATATTTAAGAAATTATATGAAAAGGGAGACATATACAAAAGCTCCTATGAAGGCTGGTACTGTACCCCTTGTGAAACTTTCTTTACAGAAAGACAATTAAAAGAAGGAAAATGTCCGGATTGCGGCAGAGAAGTAGAAAAAGTAAAAGAAGAAAGCTATTTCTTTAAATTATCAAAGTATCAAGACAGACTCATTGAGTATATCGAAAGCCATCCAGAATTTATTCAACCTCAAACCCGACAAAATGAAATGATCAATAATTTCTTAAAACCAGGGCTTGAAGATTTATGCGTTTCCAGAACCTCTTTTAAATGGGGAATACCTGTTGAATTTGACCCAGGTCATGTGGTGTATGTATGGGTGGATGCATTGTCTAACTATATTAGTGCCCTCGGCTTTATGTCCGAAAATGATGAAGAATATAAAAAGTATTGGCCGGCAGATGTGCATTTGGTAGGAAAAGAAATTGTACGTTTCCATACCATCATATGGCCAGCGCTTTTAATGGCACTGGACGAGCCCCTTCCAAAACAAGTTTTTGGTCACGGCTGGCTTGTTATTGACGGAGGTAAGATGTCAAAGTCTAAGGGTAATGTAGTTGACCCTAAAGTGTTGGTAGATCACTACGGTGCCGATGCCATAAGATACTTCTTGCTTAGAGAAGTTGCTTTTGGACAGGATGGAAACTTCACAAACGAAGCATTAATCCAAAGAATTAACTCAGACCTTGCCAATGACTTTGGTAATCTTTTATCAAGAACCGTAGCTATGGTGGATAAATATTTTAATGGAACACTGCCACTAGGTAAAAAAGCTACAACATACGATGAAGAACTCAAAACTTTAGCACAGGCGACAGTTTCTAAAGTAGAAGAATACATGGAAAAGCTGCTCTTTAGCGATGCTTTAACAGAAATTTGGAATCTCATTAGAAGAGCCAATAAATATATTGATGAAACACAACCCTGGGTATTAGCAAAGGATGAAGACAAAAAAGACGAACTGGCTAATGTATTATATAACTTAGGAGAAATTCTTCGTATTGTTTCCATTATTATTGAGCCATTTATGCCTACAACTCCAAGAAAAGTATGGGAACAACTCTCATTGGAGGAAGGAGAAAATACCACCTGGGACAGTGCAAAGGTTTGGGGTAGACTTCCACAAGATTTCACTGTTAAAAAAGGAGAAATCCTTTTCCCAAGAATTGATATGAAAGTGGAATTAGAAAAATTAGAAGAAGCTCAAAACAAAGCCAGAGAAGAATCCGTAGCAAAAGCAGAAGAGAAAAAAGAAGAGAAAGCAGAAGAAAAACAAGAAACAGAATTTATATCCATTGAGGATTTTGCGAAGCTTGACCTTAGAATAGGAGAAGTCCTTCAATGTGAGAAAGTAGAAAAAGCAGATAAACTCTTAAAATCTCAAATTAAAATAGGAAACGAAGTAAGACAAATTGTGTCGGGTATTGCAAAATACTATACGCCTGAAGAAATGGTAGGCAAGAAAGTAATCGTAGTATGTAATTTAAAACCTGTAAAATTAAGAGGCATCCTGTCAGAAGGAATGATTTTGGCAGCTTCTGACGAAAACGGAAACCTTGTTTTGGCATCAACCGATAAGGACATTGAAAGTGGAGCGAAGGTGAAATAA